The Nitrospira defluvii DNA segment ATTATCGGCCACATCCATGTATGTGTAATTCTGAATCATGCCCTGCCCTACTCACTGCCGAAGAGTGCGATCCCTCGGCTGATGAAGTGTGATCCGCGGTTACTTTTCCGGTTGGCCCTTGACCATGACGCGCACAACGCGCCAGTGCTTGTCCTTGCTGATTGGGCGCGTTTCGCTCAACTCAACTCGGTCCCCGACTTTACACAAATTCCCCTCATCATGGGCCTTTAGCTTCGTGACCCGGCGGAGAACCTTCTTATACACTGGATGAATGACCGATCGCTCGACGGCAACAACGACGGTTTTATTCATCTTGTTACTGACGACATTTCCGTACCATTGACGTCGATGCTCTTGACTTTCCTTCATACGACCTTTCTCTCTTACTTCTCGACCGCTTGACCGGTCTGTCCCTGCAGCAATTCCAACTGGCGCTTGACTGTCTTCACCCGTGCGATGTCACGCTTGGTTGCGCGAACTTGCATAGGATTTTCAAGTCGACCAATGCCGAGCTGAAATCGAAAATTAAAGAGCTCTTGTCGCAGCTGCTTTTCCTTCTGTGTCAACTCTTCAATTGAGAGCGCACTGAGATCTTTCACATCCATCACATCACCACTCACACGGAACTACAGGTTACTGAAATTCACCGCGGATAACGAATTTCGTCGCAATCGGCAGCTTGTAAGAAGCTAACCGCAGGGCCTGCTTCGCAATATCCGGAGCCACCCCGCTCATCTCATACATGATGCGGCCCGGCTTCACCACAGCCACCCAATACTCAGGGTTTCCCTTGCCCTTACCCATACGAGTTTCGGCCGGCTTCTTTGTAATAGGCTTGTCCGGGAAAATCCTCGTCCACACCTGTCCGCCACGCTTCACAAAACGCGTGATGGCGATACGAGCGGCTTCAATCTGGCGACTCGTGACCCACCCCGGCTCAAGTGCTTTTAACCCGAACTCACCCAGCGTGATTGCCCCGCCCCGGTAGGCTTTCCCCCGCATGCGGCCTTTCTGCATTTTCCGAAACTTAACTTTCTTTGGCGCTAACACAAACCCACCTTTTCCTTGTCAAAGTTCTTTAGCCTAGCCGGCCAAGGGTGGCATCTGGCTTCAATTGAAGGGCGGGCAGCATTTCACCCTTATAGATCCAGGTCTTCACCCCGATCTGCCCCATGGTAGTATGAGCCTCGGCGAAGCCGTAATCGACCTCGGCCCGAAGGGTGTGAAGCGGGACACGGCCCTCACGATACCATTCGGTACGAGCGATTTCGGCACCACCCAATCTCCCAGCAACCATGATTTTGATACCTTGCGCCCCGAGCCTTAGCGCAGACTGCACACTTCGTTTCATAGCCCGCCGAAACGCAACGCGCTTTTCTAACTGAGTGGCAACATTCTCACTAACCAATTGGGCGTCGAGCTCAGGCTTTTTTATCTCCTTGACGGTAATATAAGCCTGACCGGCGTATTCCTTCTCCAATGCCGCCTTAAGCTTATCGACCTCCGCGCCCTTGCGGCCAATGATGATGCCGGGTCGAGCGGTGTGAATGATCACTCGAGTCTGATCGCCGGAACGCTCGATTTCGACCTTAGCAACGCCAGCATGGTAAAGCTTTGCTTTCACCATCTTTCTTATCTTGATGTCCTGGTGCAACAACTTGGCGTAGTCTTTATCGGCATACCACCGGGAACTCCAGGTATAGTTGTAGCCAATGCGGTAACCAATTGGATGTGTCTTCTGACCCATGAAGAATAACCCTCAGTCTAAATGTAAAAGCGTTAGCTATTCTGAGCGGTGCCCGGAGCGGCTACAGCGATCGTAATATGGCTGGTGCGTTTTTGAATCGAATTCGCACGTCCCATCGATCTTGCCCTAAAGCGCTTATAAATAGGGCCGCAATTGACGACGGCTTGTGACACCCACATGTCATCGCTATCACCCAACTCTTTTTGTTCGGCATTCGCGACGGCGGATCGCAACAATTTCTCAATTACCCGTGCGGCATGCTTAGGGGTATGCCGCAACATAGCCAGAGCCATGGGCACTTGCTGCCCTCGAATCATGTCGATCACAACCCGGGCTTTTCTCGGCGTTACTCGGACGAATCGTAAATTTGCTTTTGCTTCTGCCATAGCTGACTCTCCACCCACACCCGCCGACCCTCATCGGGCCAACTATTACTTACTTTAACGCCACTGCCTTCTCTGTCTTCGCCTGCCCGTGTCCTTTGAAAAAGCGGGTAGGCGCGAATTCCCCCAGCTTATGGCCAACCATATTCTCCGTGACAAACACTGGAATAAACTTCTTTCCATTGTGGACCGCGAAGGTGTGACCGATCATGTCCGGAATGACCGTTGAGCGCCGAGACCAGGTCTTGATCAGCTTACGGTCCTTGGACTGATTCATCTGCTCAACTTTTTTCAACAGATGATCGTCTACGAACGGGCCCTTAGTAATTGAACGAGGCATCTTCCGCTCCTACTTCTTCCTGCGCGCAATGATGAACTTATCAGTCGCCTTGTTCTTTCGTGTCTTATACCCCTTGGTGGGGGTACCCCACGGAGAGACAGGATGCGGGTTTCCTTGCCCGGATTTCCCCTCACCACCACCGTGCGGGTGGTCGACAGGGTTCATGACCACCCCGCGCACATGGGGCCGCTTTCCCTTCCAGCGCGAGCGACCAGCCTTCCCAACGATGACATTTTCGTGATCCACATTGCCGACCTGGCCAACAGTGGCCATACAGGTTGACAAGATTTTGCGCATCTCTCCAGATTTCAGGCGAATCTGAACATACGCACCATCCCGCCCCATCACTTGCGCCGAACCACCTGCACTGCGAATGAGCTGGCCGCCTTTGCCAGGCTTCAATTCGATATTGTGAATGGTAGTACCGAGCGGCATACTGACCAAGGGAAGAGCATTGCCAGGCCTCACCTCTGCGCCGTCGCCTGACTGAATCGTATCTCCTATCGACAGACCCACAGGCGCCAGAATGTACCGCTTCTCACCATCGACATAGTGCAACAACGCGATCCGCGAAGAACGATTAGGATCGTACTCAATGGCGGCCACTTTCGCCGGGATACCAGACTTGTCCCGACGAAAATCTATTTGCCGATAGAGGCGCTTATGCCCCCCGCCACGGAAACGAATCGTTTGACGGCCATCATTATTCCGCCCACCGGTTCTGAGATGAAACCCGGTTAACGATTTTTCAGGCTTCTTCTTGGTGAGCTCTTCGTCCCGGAGAGCGGTCATTCCGCGACGCCCAGGCGATGTAGGCTTGTAAACCTTAAGTGGCATAGCTGATTCTCACTTTACCGAGCAGTTTAAACGCTTTCGAAAAGCTCTAACTTCTCGCCTTCCCTCAACGTAACAAAGGCTTTCTTCCAATCCGAACGCCGACCAACGAATCGGCCCAGACGCTTCACCTTGCCACGAATATTGACAACATTGACCCTGGCAACCTTCACCTTCAAAAGTGATTCGACGGCCTGCCTTATCTGAATTTTATTGGCGCCTGGATGAACCAAGAACCCGACTGTGTTGCTCTGCTCTCGAAGGGCGGTAATCTTTTCGGTTAATAATGGCTGAATCAGCACTTGATGGAGGTCGCCCTTCATGACCACACCTCCTTCACTCGATCCAACTCCCCCTGAGGAATCACGAGCGAGCGACATCGCAGCACGTCATAGACATTGAGATCCTCTGGACGCAGGACCGTCACATTCGAAAGATTCTTTCCAGCTTGAACTACGTGGGAATTTTGATCCCCAACCACCAGCAATGCATGACCACCAATTTCGAGTTGCGCCAAGGCAGCTGCCAAGAGCTTTGTTTTAGCCTCAGCAATAACCAATTCCGCGACCACAATGACACCACCTTCTGACACCTTAGCCGACAGGGCGCTCTGAATCGCTGCGCGATATTTTTTCTTGG contains these protein-coding regions:
- the rpsQ gene encoding 30S ribosomal protein S17 is translated as MKESQEHRRQWYGNVVSNKMNKTVVVAVERSVIHPVYKKVLRRVTKLKAHDEGNLCKVGDRVELSETRPISKDKHWRVVRVMVKGQPEK
- the rpmC gene encoding 50S ribosomal protein L29 — encoded protein: MDVKDLSALSIEELTQKEKQLRQELFNFRFQLGIGRLENPMQVRATKRDIARVKTVKRQLELLQGQTGQAVEK
- the rplP gene encoding 50S ribosomal protein L16, whose product is MLAPKKVKFRKMQKGRMRGKAYRGGAITLGEFGLKALEPGWVTSRQIEAARIAITRFVKRGGQVWTRIFPDKPITKKPAETRMGKGKGNPEYWVAVVKPGRIMYEMSGVAPDIAKQALRLASYKLPIATKFVIRGEFQ
- the rpsC gene encoding 30S ribosomal protein S3, with product MGQKTHPIGYRIGYNYTWSSRWYADKDYAKLLHQDIKIRKMVKAKLYHAGVAKVEIERSGDQTRVIIHTARPGIIIGRKGAEVDKLKAALEKEYAGQAYITVKEIKKPELDAQLVSENVATQLEKRVAFRRAMKRSVQSALRLGAQGIKIMVAGRLGGAEIARTEWYREGRVPLHTLRAEVDYGFAEAHTTMGQIGVKTWIYKGEMLPALQLKPDATLGRLG
- the rplV gene encoding 50S ribosomal protein L22, which codes for MAEAKANLRFVRVTPRKARVVIDMIRGQQVPMALAMLRHTPKHAARVIEKLLRSAVANAEQKELGDSDDMWVSQAVVNCGPIYKRFRARSMGRANSIQKRTSHITIAVAAPGTAQNS
- the rpsS gene encoding 30S ribosomal protein S19, translating into MPRSITKGPFVDDHLLKKVEQMNQSKDRKLIKTWSRRSTVIPDMIGHTFAVHNGKKFIPVFVTENMVGHKLGEFAPTRFFKGHGQAKTEKAVALK
- the rplB gene encoding 50S ribosomal protein L2 — protein: MPLKVYKPTSPGRRGMTALRDEELTKKKPEKSLTGFHLRTGGRNNDGRQTIRFRGGGHKRLYRQIDFRRDKSGIPAKVAAIEYDPNRSSRIALLHYVDGEKRYILAPVGLSIGDTIQSGDGAEVRPGNALPLVSMPLGTTIHNIELKPGKGGQLIRSAGGSAQVMGRDGAYVQIRLKSGEMRKILSTCMATVGQVGNVDHENVIVGKAGRSRWKGKRPHVRGVVMNPVDHPHGGGEGKSGQGNPHPVSPWGTPTKGYKTRKNKATDKFIIARRKK
- a CDS encoding 50S ribosomal protein L23, with amino-acid sequence MKGDLHQVLIQPLLTEKITALREQSNTVGFLVHPGANKIQIRQAVESLLKVKVARVNVVNIRGKVKRLGRFVGRRSDWKKAFVTLREGEKLELFESV
- the rplD gene encoding 50S ribosomal protein L4, which translates into the protein MPIVDVVDTKKKKIGTVDLPNEVFGCKPHGSLVHEAVVMQRACGRQGTASTLRRGEVSGSGKKPWKQKHTGRARAGSLRSPVWRHGGTVFGPKPRSYAVGMPKKKYRAAIQSALSAKVSEGGVIVVAELVIAEAKTKLLAAALAQLEIGGHALLVVGDQNSHVVQAGKNLSNVTVLRPEDLNVYDVLRCRSLVIPQGELDRVKEVWS